From the Chanodichthys erythropterus isolate Z2021 chromosome 9, ASM2448905v1, whole genome shotgun sequence genome, the window catatttttgtataCCTATACACAATCAAAGTTTGAGGTTAAgattgagaaaaaaagaaaaataaataaaataaatacttataTTCAGCAAGGACCAATTTGaccattaaattgatcaaaagtaatattaaacatttttaatacttcaaaaataaaataaattctgtaatttttaactttctattcatcaaaaaatcctgaaaaaaataaataaatcacagttcccacaaaaatatgaactgttttcaacattgataataattagaaatgtttcttgagcatcaaatcacaaaattaaaatgcCGTTTAGAAGCACACTGGTGTTTGTTCAGTTCCACCCACCGAAGCATTGGCCGCAGTGACGGTTCCTCCTTTCTTAAAGACGGTCGGCAGCTTCGCCATCTGCTCCAGTGTGGTCTGTGGACGGGGGTGTTCGTCAGTTGTCATGGCCACTTTCCCTTTCTTGGCTTTCACATCGATGGGTGCGATCTCAGCGTTGTAATAGCCAGCCTCATGAGCTGcagcagagagagagatgtgtgtgagtgtgtgtgaaccGGCGCAGGGCCGCTGTGAGGTCGATACGCTCACCTGCTTTCCACCTCTGCTGCGTCCGATAGGCGTACTGGTCACAGTCGTCGCGTGTGATCTGGTATTTCTCTGCCAGGTTTTCTGCCGTGATGCCCATGGGGAGCTTGATGTTCAGATCGGTGAGTCCAGCCCACAGCGTGTCTTCCAGctgattcacacacacacacacacacacacacacacacacagacacacacacacatacacacacacgttaTTAAGTCTCAGAAGAGCTCCCAAAGAAGTCCACTTTAAAATCTGACACtaaatataaacacaaattgTTTTTCACTTCCTACTATCTGACATTTTTTGATTGAGGCAGACTCACTTCTCAAATCTCTTTAACTAGTAATAAAAAATGTGATTACTGAAGAAATATGAGAGATTTTGAATGATTAATAAGGTTTAGTCTGCTTTCCTCTGCTTATTTTATTAATGTcgtccattttattttatttatttttttttaaatcatgtctatttacaattttattttttattttattcatttatttattttgcttatgTATGGGTGTTTTTCCACTTCTTGCATGTgtgttttcttattatttttacagttttctgTAGATGCTCTTTAATGTTCGTTTAAAGGTGTTTGCAcagtaaaactaaaattaacgATATTAAGGTTTTCAACATCTTTTGACCAATGAATTTCCATGACTCATCGTCATTTGTCAATACTAgatagtaatttttaaaaatcattttattgcACTCACTAAAAGCCGATTTAAATTCATTATTGGAGCCTCAATATTAAAGTGGTCATGATATCAAATACGTCAAtcaaatatatttgcatatgacCGCCTCCACAGCAAGACTTCAACCAATAGTTATACATCATCTCACCATAGGCCTGCCCACTGGCATTCGGTCACATTTTAAACAGCttgtttgcatatttgacttcaGAAGGATCCCAGCATCGGAAAGAATTGGTCGGAAATTGGTCAGAGGATTATATGTTTGCTCGGAGCATTTTGTGCAatgcacagcaaaatccccagagttaaatcaactctgctctgAGTACATATagtctctaaatagtgttaaagtaacactgaagcagagctaaagttaatgagataattatacaattaattaagtgatgattgaacattagtgatgaacacctgctgttaacaagcagaatcactgaagaaaagagaaaaacaaaaactttaactctgcttcaccgttactttaacactatttagagagggaccatatgtactgtaagcagagctgatttaactctggggattttgctgtgtagcaAGTGGGCTTTAATTCTGTTTCCTATGCAATtatgttagccaatcataacatTGCCTGTTTACTGACAAGCCTTAAAGGAGCCGTGCCTTAAAAAACAATCGTTTCAGACAGAGGGTCAGAATGAGGgttgaaaataatatttttttcccaaatatatatatatatatatatatatatatatatatatatatatatatatatatatatatatataaaatccatGACATGACCCTTAAATTCAGAATCAGTAAACTTCAAGTGATGATCCTTACCTTCAAATCAACTCCAAACTTGGTTCCGAAGCGGATGTTCCTGACGGCATAAGGAGCTTGGCTCATGCTCTCTGAGCCTCCACACAGGACAACCTCTGACTCTTTAAGGCAGATCTCCTACAGCACAACACACACTGATCAGCATCTCCTGTCAGGACATTATTGCACCGTTTCGGTTTCATATGGGCTCGTACCTGTGCTCCATTGATTATGGACTGGAATCCAGACCCGCAGAGGCGGTTGACAGTCAGCGCCGGCACTGGGATGGGAACACCAGCCCGCAGACCCACGTGACGCGCGATATAAGCGGCGTCAGCAGAGCTCTgaatgacagagagagagaaaatgaactTGAGAAGACCAGACCTTCTCCACTGTGTCATCAGTCTGATATGTGCAAACGTTATCATGGATCAGTGGTGTCATAATGCTGTGATCAAGCGTAAAATGCTGAGCTGTAATAAATTGGGATATATGATATATTGGTGAGCATATTGTCAAATTAGTCtggattaataataaatatgaattGGCATGTTACAAAAGTATCAGTCATCCATCCCGTCATAATGTTTGATGCTTAATTTTACTTGTATGATTTGtctatttatgtatgtatgcacacacatatacatacatacatacacagattttatcatatatatatatatatatatatatattagatgaaTGACTGCTACTTTTGttacaattttaatattatatcaaataaatattataaataataaaataaaattataaatgtaaaatatatatgcaaatgaggcattatctcattaaatatgcatatatttgcatatattttcAGAACAGAAATCTGAACACTGGATGAAGCCGGGTTCaaaattcatgttttattttattgacataATAGAGTTAATGGTTTTTACAGATTTTGGATCTCTCTTTTTAtgtcaacagccagaaaaaataaatacattttgaccACATTTTGCCTTCAGAATaagaataaaactgtaaattttgTTGTATGTAAAGCTGCTGAAGAACACTTAAAGGCATAATATGTATGATTTtgggattaaaatatccaaaaatcactagaacaatgttatatattttgttgactagTGTACTTTCATtatgtttccaacaatgtttaaatccagagaaaagtctgtcgcctatcaatgacatcatacctgcgttaccctcgTTACCTGCGTtatcaaagacactttaatatattttagatatattttattagacaggtgaccaactgtttggatacattcattgacagaaaactaatcatgttttaTAACTTAGCATgtcaaaattttatttaaaagtggactaatcctttaaatctcgttttcttgatttaccacggctaatatcgatctatcttactgcagtgtgcaacaagtgtttCATAGTAGCTGCCGAGCGAACGCattagcattataacaactttcaacaatCAAATgcatctaatatgataaaacagagCTCCATTACTCCACATACGCTTGAGCGGAAGAAGCGGAAGCTGCGTTtgcagcataataaaagctccactgctctcGAGTTGTGTGTCACaatcgtctctcattagcaaaaTGATTCCGCGaaaatcaaggcgtcatcaagctacacctttgttttgaataagcgaattgtgcctttaaaaaggtgcaatatgtaatattttctgtccgctagaggcctgttcaaaacaaaggcgtagtttgatgacgccaagtttgagcgaggaatcttgggacatgtgttctccacctcacagccggtggaaaacaatcgggataggactcgggatgaaatcatgttcatggattattaacgttactgtagtgtgaagcagagcaggagtgagtgttgtggagctgaacgaggagctggagcgattgatcaacacactcctcatgagcagcgggacttttattatgacacagtcgccggcgccgcttccgcttttccggtcatgagtatgaggaaacgcagctttgtttatcatattagatacatttgagagtgttgaaaatgatattATAACGTTACTGtgtgcgttcactcggcggctgctgtgagacactgttacacactgcagtaagatagatccattttacaatatcagattaaatgctggatgattgtgttgataaatgacatgcaattaattttaaacgtattgtatgatggagaaaatgctgtattactgttactaaaaataaagctgcatctgattatgctatgttagctacttcacaaaatagtgtttttctctgaagcatggtaaagcatgagactcaagaaaattagatttaaacaataagactaaacttgttgagctatataacaataattagttttctgtctataaatgtaaccaaacagttgttcccttgtctattaaaacatgtaaaaccttggttaaaatttaaattttctcacgatttacaaatcgttgcaaacatttgggatattgcaagtactcaagtgaagaaaatatataacactggcctagtggtttttggatattttacagcaaaaatcttacatattgctcctttaaatgtgtattttggatgttttctttccactagtctgaaagaagacaaGTTATTGAAGCAAAATAATCCAAAATTTCAAAATTGGCCAGTCTTAGAATACATATCATATCTCACCTGCATGACATTTCCTACGATGACACTGTTGACCAGCTCCGGAGCCACATTCCCAGCAGCCAGAGCAGCTTTTGCGGCATGTTCCGCCAGATCCGTAGCGCTGTGGTCCTTCAGAACTCCTCCATACGTGCCGAACGGTGTCCTCTTGGCCGAGACGATGAACACACCTAGAAGAGAGATGCAGTTTCCAGCAGTTCATATcaagaaaataaacacttaaCAATATACAAAAGATACTTTAAAATACCTCATGATAAAGAGTAAACAAGAGTTGTAATGTGTGTCACTCACCTCACCTTTAGCCTAATTCTGTCAGTTATGACTTTCATACACAGTTTGACTTTTCTATGACTTTTATACAGTTTGACTTTTTTATGACTTTTATACACAGAACAGGTCAATCTTTTTACTTGCTTATATTAAGCTATGATTTATAATGATGATTCAAAATTTAATCTTTGAATCTCTCAATAATTAGCTGAAGACAAAATTCCTTTAAATAAACAGAAACTTAGCTGCACTTCtattaatatttcaaagaaaataaaacGAGAAAATAAATTCCAATAGGAAACAGAAGGGAAAAGTGACATTGAAGTTCGTGTATAAGTGGAAAAGcggataaaacaaacaaatcattcGAATAGTTTTAATATAACGCGTTAATTCAAAGTAAAACATATAAAGTTTGTTTACCTCTCAGGAGAGACATGTTAGTGATTGCAGTTGTGATGGTGCTTTTGATCGTTTGAGCGAAACACACCGCGCCGACCTTTCACCCAATAACCCTCAACATTCACTTCACAACATTCGACGAATCTATCAAATATTACATTACgctaaaaaatgtatcattttacaCATAAACTTACATTAAATTATCtatgtaataaatattatatttaatatgccaAATATCGTCcaaggattttttaaaaatgaaaatataagaaTGTGGAAAGTGCGTATGTAAAACGGATGTGTTTTTACCATGACCTACAGATCCACATTGGACACCGGAAGGTGTAAAACGGTTTTAATTTCTCATATTTGATGTTTGTAAAGTCGATGTAAATTATGGCGGGGATTGTGTGTCGTACTGTAAGCCGGATTATATCGAGTCAAGCATCATGGTATGTATTTAACTGTAATGTATGTGCGCCTGATGATAATATTAGTATTTCTCTCATAGAggtcatgatgatgatgataaatcACTCTTTTACAGCAGCAGCTCTGTAGTTGCAGTCAGACAAAGTCACTGGTTCACATCAATGCTTTCCTTGAAAACATCTGTGCCATTAAGGTCAGTGCAGATACTAATATTAAACACTATTTCCTACTAAATCATCATATTTCTTCTCAAATATACTTGCTGAAGTTTCTTGCATACCATGTGACTGTCATATTTCATGTGTTTACTGTAGAAAATATAGCAGTTTGGCCTGGAAACTATGAATTTGCCATGTTATGGTGTTTAACTGTATGAAACATTGATCTTTCTGTCTGATCCAACAGAGCAGAgcccaagaagaagaagaaggtgGACCCGCGGCGAGAGATGATGATGAAAGAGCGTCTGAAGAAGAAGCTTAAACGGCTGGAGAAAGTTCCTCCAGAACTGATTCCCATTGAAGACTTCATTACATCAGCTAAGAGCTTCGACGAGACCAGGTAAAATACTGGGAATTTAAGGGAATTAATGGGAATTTACGGGAATTTATGAGAATTTATGGGACATTTTGggaaatgtatataaatgtataatatttatataaaatgtatcgtatacaaacataaatataaacaatttgtttggtcataacatgaaatTTCTTTTTCGcattcaattaattctaatttagtaaatatgtaaaataaatattttgcagcaattgttatgtgttatttatttcagtgtcacatgatccttcagaaatcattctaatatgctgatctgatTCTCTGTTATTATCATTGATGgaaacaattgtgctgcttaatatttttttgggacctgtaatactattttcaggattcactgatgaataaaaagttaaaaagaacagcatttattcaaaatagaaatctattctaacaatatcactttaatatcacttATCAATTATCAATttcacacatccttgctgaataaaagtattaatttctttaaaaaaaaaaagaagaaaaaaaaggaaaaaattactgaccccaaaatttaacggtagtgtataatgtttcaaaagatttctattttaaataaatgctgtcctttaaatttttattcatcaaagaatcctgaaaaaagtatcacaggttataaaaaatattaaccaGCACAAgagtttccaacattgataattgcgtatcaaatcatcatatcagaatgatttctgaaggatcatgtgacactgaagactggagtaatgatgctgatgtatattaaaatagaaaaccattattttaaattgtggttatatttcacaatattacagtttttttactgtagtgtgctgtgtgaatgtcagggtaaaaatttaactaaaattgcattaaatatggtttttttaatcaaaattatgctgcaagatgttatttcaactacatttaagaaccctgttataggctaacctgcaattttgcCCATTAGTTTCTGAAAGTTTCTGGCTTTGAAAATTCCCGTAATTTTGCAACCCTAGTCAGAGTTCACCTTATGTTCActattatttgatcaaaaatacaatgaaataCTTGTGAAATATTTAATGTCACCCCACTTTTTGCACATAGACGTGAAAATACACTATCCAGACTTAAATAGATGAATGCTTTGTAATACAGACTGAAggttggtctctttttaaagaagacactcTGTAGATTATTGAAGTGAAAGCACTTAAAAAATGAGAGTGTAAAAAagttttaacagtttattttatacaaaaaaaatgccATACAGTCAAAGCTAAAGCCATGACTAAGTTGTCCTCCAAATTTGAAGTTGGTATCACAAAAATTGAAGTTCCTATGAGATTTTGTTTAGGCAATAAAACACAGACAGTTAAGAAgttaaaataactgatttctattttaatatatttaaaaatatatatattacatttctaatttatgaaaataaaatatgtaataggaaaaaaagacaacaaaacaatgacagtgaaagggttaaaataactgatttctattttaaaatatatttctaatttatgataataaaatatgtgATAGGAAAAAAGGGAATAAAACAATGTGTAAAAGAGgttaaaataactgatttctattttagtatatttaaaaaaaattatatatatatatatatatatatatatatatatatatatatatatatatatatatatatatatatatatataatataaaattcttattttattattgtaaattatgTGACAGGATCAAAAGGCAATAAAATACTGACAGTGAAAGGgttaaaataactgatttctattttaatatatttaaaatttattttatttctgtcctGACAAAACCTGGAAAAAAGTATCATGATTTCCTTAAaattattaagcagcaaaaactgttttcaacattgataataaccattattaataactgagcatcaaatcatcatattagaatgatttctgaaggatcatgtgacactggagtaatgatgctgaaaattcagctttgatcactggatataaattacattttactatatattcactcAGAAAAATTGCTATTTCAAATAGTAATAatctttcacaatattactgtttttactgtatttttaataaaataaatgcagtcttgatgagcaaaagagacttcaaaaacatttttaaaaacttttgaccagtagtgtagccaccaaaatgttaaatttctTATATTACTCACTTTTTAATTACTGATTTTTCAAGAAATAATGGGTATAAATAATAGACTAAAGGTTATATACATTCTGGAACTTGTGATTTGAATGAAGCTCAAACTAATCAGATTTCGTTCACACTCCAGGATCCGCGAGGCTCCCAAACTCTCTTTTGAGGA encodes:
- the mrpl40 gene encoding 39S ribosomal protein L40, mitochondrial isoform X1; translated protein: MAGIVCRTVSRIISSQASCSSSVVAVRQSHWFTSMLSLKTSVPLRAEPKKKKKVDPRREMMMKERLKKKLKRLEKVPPELIPIEDFITSAKSFDETRIREAPKLSFEESERRAHLLKEWSRFKRTQHQTEMDVIQEALEAQRQALDELKLESEELYKAAVSPDTDVFPFQHEGPCYTPPITNYEAPEGKFNDITRVYTQ
- the acaa2 gene encoding 3-ketoacyl-CoA thiolase, mitochondrial gives rise to the protein MSLLRGVFIVSAKRTPFGTYGGVLKDHSATDLAEHAAKAALAAGNVAPELVNSVIVGNVMQSSADAAYIARHVGLRAGVPIPVPALTVNRLCGSGFQSIINGAQEICLKESEVVLCGGSESMSQAPYAVRNIRFGTKFGVDLKLEDTLWAGLTDLNIKLPMGITAENLAEKYQITRDDCDQYAYRTQQRWKAAHEAGYYNAEIAPIDVKAKKGKVAMTTDEHPRPQTTLEQMAKLPTVFKKGGTVTAANASGVSDGAAAVVIASEDALKAHKLTPLARIVAYHVSGCDPSIMGIGPVPAITEALKKAGLSLKDMDLVEVNEAFAPQYLAVAKALGLDPEKTNVNGGAIAIGHPLGASGARITAHLVHELRRRGGKYAIGSACIGGGQGIAIVLENTN
- the mrpl40 gene encoding 39S ribosomal protein L40, mitochondrial isoform X2 → MAGIVCRTVSRIISSQASCSSVVAVRQSHWFTSMLSLKTSVPLRAEPKKKKKVDPRREMMMKERLKKKLKRLEKVPPELIPIEDFITSAKSFDETRIREAPKLSFEESERRAHLLKEWSRFKRTQHQTEMDVIQEALEAQRQALDELKLESEELYKAAVSPDTDVFPFQHEGPCYTPPITNYEAPEGKFNDITRVYTQ